In Methanothermus fervidus DSM 2088, a single genomic region encodes these proteins:
- a CDS encoding conserved hypothetical protein (KEGG: mth:MTH1192 hypothetical protein~SPTR: O27260 Conserved protein), which yields MLFEIISDSIRYPFSRFTRTIFLGILYILSILIIPLFVGLGYCIRVIKVSIEGEETLPPFDNWGELLLKGLKLFIMDLCYFIIPIILIVYGCVSTVMTLINQNPYLATMPGAQLYIRSLILKNPTVILGMMLIPIIGIFEKMGRANLAYYGSLGAAFNFSEIFNIISEIGWGSYLAWYVVVLIVQIFLYLFSLFLLQIPVIGSIISSIIVMPILLLFDARAIALRYVYRHVDEE from the coding sequence ATGCTCTTTGAAATAATATCAGATTCAATAAGATATCCATTTTCGAGATTTACAAGGACAATATTTCTTGGGATATTGTATATTTTATCAATACTTATAATTCCACTTTTTGTTGGACTAGGGTATTGCATTAGGGTCATTAAAGTTTCGATAGAAGGTGAAGAAACACTCCCACCTTTTGATAATTGGGGAGAATTACTATTAAAGGGATTAAAATTGTTCATAATGGATTTATGTTATTTTATAATACCAATAATTTTAATAGTTTATGGATGTGTTTCAACAGTTATGACATTAATAAATCAAAATCCTTATTTAGCAACAATGCCTGGAGCACAGTTGTACATCCGTTCTTTAATACTTAAAAATCCTACTGTTATATTAGGAATGATGTTAATACCTATTATTGGCATTTTTGAAAAAATGGGGCGCGCTAATCTAGCGTACTATGGCAGTCTTGGAGCTGCTTTTAATTTTAGTGAGATATTTAATATTATATCTGAAATTGGATGGGGTAGTTATTTAGCCTGGTATGTTGTTGTTCTTATTGTACAGATTTTCTTGTATTTATTTTCATTATTTTTATTACAAATACCAGTTATTGGGTCTATAATTTCTTCTATTATTGTCATGCCTATACTACTATTATTTGATGCTCGTGCTATAGCCTTAAGATATGTTTACAGACATGTTGATGAAGAGTAA
- a CDS encoding hypothetical protein (KEGG: msi:Msm_1534 adhesin-like protein~SPTR: Q04928 M.thermoformicicum (CSM3) plasmid-related chromosomal DNA sequence cFR-II), protein MVPKILRTIIPLILFLILISPSFANLNVSINLTANKNSTYFKDNIKYTIYIKNNGSEVIKNLTADLSGLGIDSKSFNASITKGNIGILDQYTPEWKIGDLNPGETVAANIEGIVDFIGEYNATVAVTNDYNNYIESEPLLIVSKPVNVDLSISLIPNSTCVHWGDYIKILVKVRNNGPDDADKVLAMLVTYPDYVGLGINATAGNAGKFYDDFTLRWYVYVWDVGRVKSNEEKVAEVTIKAVNFNEDQIISNFTVIGYVYIDDGGIIYLSPGKSY, encoded by the coding sequence ATGGTTCCAAAGATTTTAAGAACCATAATACCTTTAATACTTTTTCTAATTTTGATTTCCCCTAGTTTTGCGAATTTAAATGTTTCTATAAACTTAACAGCTAACAAAAATTCGACTTATTTTAAAGATAACATCAAATACACTATTTATATTAAAAACAATGGTTCTGAAGTTATAAAAAATTTAACAGCTGATTTATCTGGTCTTGGAATAGATAGTAAAAGTTTTAATGCAAGTATAACAAAAGGAAACATAGGTATTCTTGATCAATACACTCCTGAATGGAAGATTGGTGATTTAAATCCAGGTGAAACTGTAGCTGCAAATATAGAAGGGATTGTTGATTTTATTGGAGAATATAATGCTACAGTAGCAGTTACAAATGATTATAATAATTATATAGAAAGTGAGCCTCTCTTAATAGTTTCAAAACCTGTTAATGTAGATTTATCAATTTCACTTATTCCAAATTCAACTTGTGTGCATTGGGGAGATTATATTAAAATATTAGTTAAAGTCAGAAATAATGGTCCTGATGATGCCGATAAAGTTTTAGCAATGTTAGTTACATATCCAGATTATGTGGGTTTAGGCATAAATGCAACCGCTGGAAACGCTGGAAAATTTTATGATGATTTTACGCTGCGATGGTATGTATATGTGTGGGATGTTGGTCGCGTAAAATCAAATGAAGAAAAAGTAGCAGAAGTTACTATTAAAGCTGTTAATTTCAATGAAGATCAAATTATAAGTAATTTCACTGTTATTGGCTATGTTTACATAGATGATGGTGGTATTATATACCTTTCCCCTGGGAAGAGTTATTGA
- a CDS encoding hypothetical protein (KEGG: cbe:Cbei_2332 3D domain-containing protein~SPTR: A6LVW2 3D domain protein), with product MNDEDVTSILQEDYESGYYNDCMDRNLINNYDKFKVTILEPEKVIPLTEEEKNIKRSYEWSQGFSCPSFILGGLATAYRPDLLWYPVPTYGSNNTTVLVATELPTDIETSTGSPNELIDKLLENAPEIPYIPLNTEIIIVSNFSVVPTSGNAPLKNKCVMLCK from the coding sequence TTGAATGATGAAGATGTAACTTCTATACTTCAGGAGGATTATGAGTCAGGATATTATAATGACTGTATGGATAGGAACTTGATTAACAATTATGATAAGTTTAAAGTTACAATTTTAGAACCTGAGAAAGTAATTCCATTAACAGAGGAAGAAAAGAATATTAAGAGAAGTTATGAATGGTCTCAAGGTTTTAGTTGTCCATCTTTCATTCTTGGTGGTTTGGCAACAGCTTATAGACCAGATTTACTTTGGTATCCTGTACCCACATATGGATCTAATAATACGACAGTATTGGTAGCAACAGAATTACCTACAGATATAGAAACAAGCACAGGATCACCTAATGAATTAATAGATAAATTATTAGAGAATGCTCCGGAGATTCCATATATTCCATTAAATACAGAAATAATAATTGTGAGTAATTTTTCAGTAGTTCCAACATCTGGAAATGCTCCTCTAAAAAATAAATGTGTCATGTTGTGTAAGTAA
- a CDS encoding APHP domain protein (InterPro IPR011635~KEGG: mth:MTH1513 cell surface glycoprotein (s-layer protein) related protein~PFAM: APHP domain protein~SPTR: P27374 Cell surface glycoprotein~PFAM: CARDB): protein MSCCVSNHGNKEGIYRAELKINNNVVDVKEVKVGAGECKNITFIYTLDKPGTYNVTIGNFPEIKVKVEIPQKGRLSVPILPQIPENTIILNPISIQPSIQDKELGTYNVTIGNLTPVTVTVTTPASFTLSNLTVTPTSGVAPLTITATAKVTNTGGTAGNYTAVLYINGSAVANQTVTLGPGETTTVSLSYTLTQAGTYNVTIGNLTPVTVNVTTPVVPTPTPVVQNKTFSIILRNTGTSTITFKYYISVYTNPVNGTKVYYKELTITLKPNETKTIELGKYPEIYAVSTTILIDNKRIKKLILELKYCIEGLNPQTIILNKNAKSGFKYVSRFTGRNGYVDSWFNEIYFRNINRQMGYYNYTVEEIPADKALLELIPIIGTNICNSVVIAPKTVMFDIVNPSNYILNLRIKIKPESVNSKNTRRIKSKNTITGSLDTSKTLLFDDLTLNPGQRIVGKFYVKEPGIYKIMLERLCYKNTKTKEKVSYNIPNAYQWVGTIIGIKNPTDQFIVQSNAEKYLNISLSSNIEDIIREKLLNDTFKVPLDSDYKYVGVTVIAPVFYANLSSPILFSVGVVSFVINGKLVPIAVLFNNDTASQLTVFINTTKDIKIINNILCKTYHALIDLLPDYLNNYYKIYDTIHTISTNDDEERLLESIISSMLGKFLFITMEVDEPVKIYHFTEYGLTNPFSQDEENHITIIPAIFCNGCYQNLNISFIGPAVTNHIYSNEQQNITIITVENYGSKFILSYSKDQKCYIYKTKDGKICKLKTNKYLGDKIELRLEEVLEDSGYCAAMTYTIVKEKVKDDILKKHIEYYEKNYKYKGLYGPLMACYGQFLEGLCFFYCHDYRAEEIAKDVNVTWTRVKPAVVLSCDIPGHISSFTLASDHNLGIEAKGDFDNIRRFNAARTGIINYLEVLIHSSLFDINITEQEAPIINVPRAIFDESSTTYIYTDNNTFAIITDSYNYTDFYYNAIITDFYTDFYFDYKYQSFVVFDNQTGIIRDLLKKLIIRHCGSYCFYFQQAMLAYDLAKELTNTSSKIRKIIDDVGHRTKLITICEPKFWAEIACGILIQIGAGVSFANPLVGVGLIVAGVLADAALKEPWKDPESATYWLLDLILSVIPTGKLGQIAKTLKLSGVVERITYYTSYGLTVDVLKYKLENEGIKVYLGIIDRNLEEKEVPQFIKDLNSMFKSEGVEVISVLHLKFEKKVGFIATSWKPWAENIGISVVEAYLEPYLEPYVGPPVCKVWRIFYKTLKSLLGGNS from the coding sequence GTGTCATGTTGTGTAAGTAATCATGGAAATAAAGAGGGAATTTATAGGGCTGAACTAAAAATAAATAATAATGTTGTTGATGTAAAAGAAGTTAAAGTCGGAGCAGGTGAATGCAAAAATATAACCTTCATATATACTTTAGATAAGCCAGGAACATATAATGTAACCATTGGAAACTTTCCAGAAATTAAAGTTAAGGTTGAGATTCCTCAAAAGGGGCGATTGTCTGTACCAATACTTCCACAAATTCCAGAGAACACAATAATATTAAATCCTATTTCTATCCAGCCTTCTATTCAGGATAAGGAATTAGGAACCTACAACGTTACAATAGGAAACTTAACACCAGTTACAGTAACTGTAACAACGCCAGCAAGCTTCACACTAAGCAACTTAACAGTCACTCCAACATCTGGAGTTGCACCACTAACAATAACTGCAACAGCAAAAGTTACAAACACTGGAGGAACAGCTGGAAACTACACAGCAGTACTCTACATTAATGGTTCAGCAGTTGCAAATCAAACAGTAACACTAGGTCCGGGAGAGACAACAACTGTAAGCCTATCTTACACCTTAACACAAGCTGGAACCTACAACGTTACAATAGGAAACTTAACACCAGTTACAGTGAATGTAACAACACCAGTTGTACCAACGCCAACTCCTGTAGTCCAGAATAAGACATTCTCAATAATATTAAGAAATACAGGAACATCAACAATAACATTCAAATACTACATATCAGTTTACACAAATCCAGTTAATGGAACTAAAGTATACTACAAGGAATTAACAATAACTCTAAAGCCAAATGAAACAAAAACAATAGAGTTAGGTAAATATCCTGAAATATATGCTGTAAGTACAACGATACTTATTGATAATAAGAGAATAAAAAAATTGATTTTGGAGCTTAAATATTGTATTGAAGGATTAAATCCACAAACAATAATTTTAAATAAGAATGCCAAGTCAGGATTCAAATATGTTTCTAGATTTACAGGTAGAAATGGATATGTTGATTCTTGGTTTAATGAAATTTACTTTAGAAATATAAACCGGCAGATGGGTTACTATAATTATACAGTAGAAGAAATACCTGCAGATAAAGCGTTGTTAGAGTTAATACCAATCATTGGAACAAATATTTGTAATAGTGTTGTGATTGCCCCAAAAACTGTTATGTTTGACATTGTTAATCCATCTAATTATATTTTAAATTTAAGAATAAAAATTAAGCCAGAATCCGTTAATAGTAAAAATACACGTAGAATAAAAAGTAAAAATACAATAACAGGATCACTAGATACTTCTAAAACACTTTTATTTGATGATCTTACCTTAAATCCAGGACAGAGAATTGTTGGTAAGTTCTATGTTAAAGAGCCTGGAATTTATAAAATAATGTTAGAAAGACTTTGTTATAAGAACACAAAAACAAAAGAAAAGGTAAGTTATAATATACCAAATGCATACCAATGGGTCGGAACAATAATAGGAATTAAAAATCCAACTGACCAATTCATTGTTCAATCAAACGCTGAAAAATATTTAAATATTTCATTATCATCTAATATTGAAGATATAATAAGAGAAAAATTATTAAATGATACATTTAAAGTCCCACTAGATTCTGATTATAAATATGTGGGAGTTACTGTAATCGCCCCTGTATTTTATGCTAATTTATCTTCTCCTATATTATTCAGTGTGGGAGTAGTATCTTTTGTGATTAATGGTAAATTAGTCCCTATAGCTGTGTTATTTAACAATGACACAGCTTCACAACTTACTGTTTTCATTAACACTACTAAGGATATCAAAATTATAAATAATATATTGTGTAAAACATATCATGCACTAATTGATCTGCTTCCAGATTATTTAAATAATTATTACAAAATATATGACACTATTCATACTATCAGTACAAATGATGATGAGGAAAGGTTATTGGAATCTATAATTTCTTCCATGCTAGGCAAGTTTCTATTTATTACAATGGAAGTTGATGAACCTGTGAAGATTTATCATTTTACTGAATATGGACTTACTAATCCATTCAGCCAGGATGAGGAGAATCATATAACTATTATACCAGCAATATTTTGTAATGGTTGTTACCAAAATCTTAATATTTCTTTCATAGGTCCAGCAGTTACAAATCATATTTATTCAAATGAACAACAAAATATTACAATCATAACAGTTGAAAACTATGGATCTAAATTTATATTATCTTATAGTAAAGACCAAAAGTGTTATATTTATAAAACTAAAGATGGTAAGATATGTAAATTAAAAACAAATAAGTATTTAGGTGATAAAATAGAATTAAGATTGGAAGAAGTACTTGAAGATTCAGGATATTGTGCTGCCATGACTTATACTATTGTTAAAGAAAAAGTTAAAGATGACATATTGAAAAAACATATAGAATACTATGAAAAAAATTATAAGTATAAGGGTTTATACGGTCCCCTCATGGCATGTTACGGACAATTTCTAGAGGGTTTGTGCTTTTTCTATTGTCATGATTATAGAGCAGAAGAAATTGCTAAAGATGTTAATGTCACTTGGACAAGAGTAAAACCAGCTGTAGTACTTTCGTGTGATATTCCTGGACACATCTCATCCTTTACTTTGGCATCAGATCATAATCTTGGCATTGAGGCCAAAGGAGATTTTGATAATATTAGAAGATTTAATGCTGCAAGAACTGGAATTATTAATTACCTTGAAGTGTTAATACATAGTTCCTTATTTGACATAAACATAACAGAACAAGAAGCACCTATCATTAATGTTCCAAGAGCAATTTTTGATGAAAGTTCCACTACTTACATTTATACTGATAATAATACGTTTGCAATTATAACAGACTCCTATAACTATACAGACTTCTATTATAATGCAATTATAACAGACTTCTATACAGACTTCTACTTCGATTATAAATATCAAAGTTTTGTAGTGTTTGATAATCAAACAGGTATTATCAGAGACTTGTTAAAAAAACTAATAATAAGACATTGTGGATCATATTGTTTCTATTTCCAACAAGCAATGTTAGCATATGATCTTGCAAAAGAGCTTACAAATACAAGTTCAAAGATAAGAAAAATAATAGATGACGTAGGTCATAGAACAAAATTAATAACAATTTGTGAACCAAAGTTTTGGGCAGAAATCGCCTGTGGTATTTTAATTCAAATAGGCGCTGGCGTAAGTTTTGCAAATCCTCTTGTAGGTGTAGGGTTAATAGTTGCAGGAGTACTTGCCGATGCTGCATTAAAGGAACCTTGGAAAGATCCAGAAAGTGCCACTTATTGGCTCTTAGATTTAATATTATCAGTAATTCCGACAGGAAAGCTTGGTCAAATCGCAAAGACTTTGAAGTTATCGGGGGTTGTAGAAAGAATAACGTACTATACTTCTTATGGTCTTACTGTCGATGTTCTTAAGTATAAACTAGAGAATGAGGGAATCAAAGTCTATTTGGGAATAATTGATAGAAATTTAGAAGAAAAAGAAGTACCACAATTTATAAAAGATTTAAACTCAATGTTCAAATCAGAAGGAGTTGAAGTTATATCAGTTCTACATCTAAAATTTGAAAAAAAAGTAGGATTTATTGCCACAAGTTGGAAACCTTGGGCTGAAAATATAGGAATATCTGTTGTGGAGGCATATCTTGAACCATATCTTGAACCATATGTTGGACCACCAGTTTGTAAGGTGTGGAGAATATTTTACAAAACTCTTAAGTCTTTATTAGGAGGGAATTCTTAG
- a CDS encoding hypothetical protein (KEGG: hypothetical protein~SPTR: Q9ZZR1 NADH-ubiquinone oxidoreductase chain 6), producing the protein MKTIKISPIRWKVMRFYSNKVSKIVSKILFVLLLFIIGSLRPSHRYFMPMKEIITTLILFIFVGIILVIFLLPSIILEIDPKERAKDILFTILIIQLMLVILGLIFQITAFIFILMVSPILVLIYIYQKCKEKVYVVYEDSEGKEIDRYIFNLYTCYDRVDIPLFSSYSISDFMGRVVVIQFLIYFMLVTFLCFAILRVLEAKYGLGACAALLILIAVVVFALPFYFYVSGIEKNSERATIKKYLVINMDKRTIKIYNDKEEFLRDRYGMKRPKKRYEFIFPLDFLSYLL; encoded by the coding sequence ATGAAAACCATAAAAATAAGTCCAATAAGATGGAAAGTTATGAGATTTTATTCTAATAAAGTTAGTAAAATAGTTTCAAAAATTTTGTTTGTATTGTTATTATTTATTATAGGTTCTTTACGTCCTAGCCATAGATATTTTATGCCCATGAAAGAAATAATTACAACATTAATTTTATTTATATTTGTAGGAATTATCCTAGTAATTTTTTTACTACCTAGCATTATTCTAGAGATAGATCCTAAAGAAAGGGCAAAGGATATACTTTTTACAATTTTGATCATACAATTGATGCTGGTTATTTTAGGATTAATATTTCAAATTACTGCGTTTATATTTATACTAATGGTGTCTCCAATCTTAGTTCTCATCTATATATATCAAAAATGCAAAGAGAAAGTATATGTTGTTTATGAAGATTCAGAGGGAAAAGAGATAGATAGGTATATATTTAATCTATATACCTGTTATGATCGTGTAGACATTCCACTCTTTTCAAGTTATAGTATTTCAGATTTTATGGGGCGTGTTGTTGTGATACAATTTTTAATTTATTTTATGTTAGTGACTTTCCTCTGTTTTGCTATACTTCGTGTATTGGAGGCTAAATATGGTTTGGGAGCATGTGCAGCTCTATTGATTTTAATTGCAGTAGTTGTTTTTGCTCTTCCATTTTATTTTTATGTCTCAGGTATAGAAAAAAATAGTGAGAGGGCCACAATAAAGAAATACTTAGTTATAAACATGGATAAAAGGACAATAAAAATTTATAATGATAAAGAAGAATTTTTAAGGGATAGATATGGAATGAAACGCCCTAAAAAAAGATATGAATTTATTTTTCCATTGGACTTTTTGAGCTACCTCCTATAG
- a CDS encoding dihydroorotate oxidase B, catalytic subunit (COGs: COG0167 Dihydroorotate dehydrogenase~InterPro IPR012135: IPR013785: IPR001295: IPR005720~KEGG: mth:MTH1213 dihydroorotate dehydrogenase 1B~PFAM: dihydroorotate oxidase~PRIAM: Dihydroorotate oxidase~SPTR: O27281 Dihydroorotate dehydrogenase~TIGRFAM: dihydroorotate dehydrogenase family protein~PFAM: Dihydroorotate dehydrogenase~TIGRFAM: dihydroorotate dehydrogenase (subfamily 1) family protein) produces MNVETEICGLKLRNPTMLAAGILGMTASSLNRIYDHGAGAVVTKSFTKNPKKGYKNPVIVEVDCGILNAIGLSNPGVKIFKEELKKVKKEIPIIASIAGSSPKEFAEVSKEVSDLVDMIEINVSCPHAGEGYGSFIGQDPKLTYEVVKAVKKAVNLPVSVKLTANVADIVEIAINAKKGGCDALTLINSVGPGMKIDIKTAKPVLSNRFGGLSGPAIKPIAIRCVYEIYENMEIPIIGVGGITTYKDVIEFLYAGARAVQIGTGILYKGVNIFQDIVYGLKKFMKENNFKSVDEMVGLAHR; encoded by the coding sequence ATGAATGTAGAAACAGAAATTTGTGGATTGAAGTTAAGAAATCCTACAATGCTTGCAGCAGGAATTTTAGGAATGACAGCCTCGTCATTAAATAGAATTTATGACCATGGAGCTGGTGCGGTTGTAACAAAATCTTTTACAAAAAATCCAAAAAAAGGTTACAAAAACCCAGTTATAGTTGAGGTAGATTGTGGAATATTAAATGCAATTGGATTGTCCAATCCAGGTGTCAAAATTTTTAAAGAAGAATTAAAGAAGGTGAAAAAAGAAATACCTATAATTGCATCTATTGCAGGGTCATCTCCAAAAGAATTTGCTGAAGTTTCAAAGGAAGTATCTGATTTGGTTGATATGATAGAAATAAATGTTTCATGTCCACATGCAGGAGAAGGATATGGATCATTTATAGGTCAGGACCCTAAACTTACATATGAAGTTGTTAAAGCTGTTAAAAAGGCTGTTAATTTACCTGTAAGTGTAAAATTAACTGCTAATGTTGCTGATATTGTTGAGATAGCTATTAATGCTAAAAAAGGCGGGTGTGACGCCTTAACATTGATAAACTCTGTAGGACCTGGGATGAAAATTGATATTAAAACTGCCAAACCTGTTTTATCCAATCGTTTTGGAGGATTGTCAGGTCCTGCCATAAAACCAATAGCTATACGTTGTGTATATGAAATTTATGAAAATATGGAGATACCTATAATTGGTGTAGGTGGAATTACAACATACAAAGATGTTATTGAATTTTTATATGCTGGGGCTAGAGCTGTACAAATAGGAACAGGAATTCTCTATAAAGGGGTGAATATTTTTCAAGACATTGTTTATGGGCTTAAAAAATTCATGAAAGAAAATAATTTTAAGTCTGTGGATGAAATGGTTGGATTGGCACACAGATAA
- a CDS encoding Pre-mRNA processing ribonucleoprotein, binding domain protein (COGs: COG1498 Protein implicated in ribosomal biogenesis Nop56p homolog~InterPro IPR012976: IPR002687~KEGG: mth:MTH1214 pre-mRNA splicing protein PRP31~PFAM: Pre-mRNA processing ribonucleoprotein, binding domain protein; NOSIC domain protein~SPTR: O27282 Pre-mRNA splicing protein PRP31~PFAM: Putative snoRNA binding domain; NOSIC (NUC001) domain), which yields MSKMKCYLVTCIAGFIALDENFNIIDFEPFRGNNIKKILEYQEGEFLKEESNIIERLSKKASEIFVERYHPKYEDFGNVVVECPHKGGEYVRENLPEILKEIGKKYKKDVHDVLLKLTREKIKKSVKKDVTLVQAVNALQDVEETLNKLIERLREWYSIHFPEMDKIRNHEEYVRLITKFKKREKIMKKLKIKDTIGADFKGKDVNIIVDFAEKVEQLQNIRKKLRRYIDKKMKDIAPNLRDVAGSLLGAKLIAHVGSLERLASLPSSTVQVLGAEKALFRHLRRGDKPPKHGLIYQHPYIWRARYHIRGKIARTLASAISLAARKDLFTGKHDPNIKAELDRKVKKIMKKYSKSKRRRRKR from the coding sequence TTGAGTAAGATGAAATGTTATCTTGTCACATGTATTGCAGGTTTTATAGCTTTAGATGAGAATTTCAATATTATTGATTTTGAACCATTTAGAGGAAATAATATCAAAAAAATATTGGAATATCAGGAAGGAGAATTTTTAAAAGAAGAATCAAATATAATAGAGAGATTATCTAAAAAAGCATCTGAAATTTTTGTTGAGAGGTATCATCCAAAATATGAAGATTTTGGAAATGTTGTAGTTGAATGTCCACATAAAGGTGGAGAATATGTAAGAGAAAATCTTCCAGAAATTTTAAAGGAAATAGGTAAAAAATATAAAAAAGACGTGCACGATGTTTTACTTAAATTAACACGGGAAAAAATTAAAAAGAGCGTAAAAAAAGATGTAACATTAGTACAGGCTGTCAATGCTTTGCAAGATGTTGAAGAAACATTGAATAAATTAATAGAAAGATTGAGAGAATGGTATAGCATACATTTTCCTGAAATGGATAAAATAAGGAATCATGAAGAATATGTGAGGCTAATAACAAAATTTAAGAAAAGAGAAAAAATAATGAAAAAACTTAAAATAAAAGATACTATAGGCGCTGACTTTAAAGGTAAAGATGTAAATATCATAGTAGATTTTGCAGAAAAGGTAGAACAACTACAAAATATCAGAAAAAAATTGAGAAGATACATAGATAAGAAGATGAAGGACATTGCACCAAATTTAAGAGATGTGGCTGGATCATTACTTGGTGCAAAATTAATTGCACATGTGGGAAGTTTAGAAAGATTAGCCTCATTACCTTCCTCAACAGTGCAAGTATTAGGCGCTGAAAAAGCTTTATTTAGACATTTAAGAAGAGGAGATAAACCTCCAAAACACGGACTTATATATCAACATCCATATATATGGAGAGCTAGATACCATATTAGGGGAAAAATTGCTAGAACTTTAGCTTCTGCAATTTCCCTGGCAGCTAGGAAGGATTTATTTACAGGAAAACATGATCCAAACATTAAAGCAGAGCTTGATAGAAAAGTTAAAAAAATAATGAAAAAATATTCTAAATCCAAAAGAAGGAGACGAAAAAGATGA
- a CDS encoding rRNA 2'-O-methyltransferase fibrillarin (COGs: COG1889 Fibrillarin-like rRNA methylase~InterPro IPR000692~KEGG: mth:MTH1215 fibrillarin~PFAM: fibrillarin~SPTR: O27283 Fibrillarin-like rRNA/tRNA 2'-O-methyltransferase~PFAM: Fibrillarin), producing MIELPNFRFYKKKLLTLNLTPGFRVYGEKLLKIGGKEYRVWDPYRSKLAAAILNGLKKLTLTQDSRVLYLGASSGTTASHISDICRDGMLYCVEISTRMVRDLIKVCEKRENMAPLLEDARKPERYLPFIEKVDLVYCDVAQPDQTNIFIENMRLFLKNSGQGFIAIKARSIDTARDPKEIFKEEKQKLKEAGYRILESIRLEPYERDHIAFLVEHRE from the coding sequence ATGATAGAGCTGCCAAATTTTCGTTTCTATAAGAAAAAACTTTTAACTTTAAATTTAACTCCTGGATTTAGAGTGTATGGTGAAAAATTGTTAAAAATTGGTGGGAAGGAATATAGGGTGTGGGATCCTTATAGATCTAAATTGGCTGCTGCAATACTAAATGGACTCAAAAAATTAACACTTACTCAAGATTCAAGAGTTTTATATTTAGGGGCATCTTCAGGAACTACTGCATCACATATCTCTGATATTTGCAGGGATGGAATGTTATATTGTGTTGAAATTTCAACAAGAATGGTCCGGGATTTAATTAAGGTTTGTGAAAAAAGAGAAAATATGGCACCATTACTTGAGGATGCAAGGAAACCAGAAAGATATTTACCTTTTATAGAGAAAGTTGATTTAGTTTATTGTGATGTTGCACAACCTGACCAAACAAATATTTTCATTGAAAATATGCGGCTATTCTTAAAAAATTCTGGACAAGGATTTATAGCAATAAAAGCTAGGAGTATTGACACTGCTAGAGATCCAAAAGAGATTTTCAAAGAAGAAAAACAAAAATTAAAAGAAGCAGGGTATAGAATCCTAGAGAGTATTAGACTAGAACCATATGAAAGAGACCACATTGCATTTTTAGTTGAACATAGGGAATAA